One segment of Nakamurella flava DNA contains the following:
- a CDS encoding GNAT family N-acetyltransferase gives MDQGLQIRARPYDHPDAIPLRAAAQRYMAEIYGEPDQTPLERDHFAGDRGGFVIGYLGDRPVATAGWRFSPYPVAGAARPAELKRVYVADDARRGGVARALVAHVEDEARRRGADWLVLETGAPQVAAIALYRRIGYVDIPDFGHYAGAPGVVSLGRSLTPTTALPRQPDPADRAAGVRSR, from the coding sequence ATGGACCAGGGCCTGCAGATCCGGGCGCGACCGTACGACCATCCCGACGCCATCCCGTTGCGGGCCGCCGCCCAGCGGTACATGGCCGAGATCTACGGCGAACCCGATCAGACTCCGCTGGAGCGCGACCATTTCGCGGGCGACCGGGGCGGCTTCGTCATCGGCTACCTCGGCGACCGACCGGTGGCCACCGCCGGGTGGCGGTTCAGCCCCTACCCCGTCGCCGGGGCAGCCCGGCCGGCCGAACTCAAGCGGGTCTACGTCGCCGACGACGCCCGCCGGGGCGGGGTGGCGCGGGCCCTGGTGGCCCACGTCGAGGACGAGGCCCGACGGCGCGGGGCCGACTGGCTCGTCCTGGAGACCGGCGCCCCCCAGGTCGCGGCCATCGCGCTGTACCGGCGGATCGGATACGTCGACATCCCCGATTTCGGCCACTACGCCGGCGCGCCCGGAGTCGTCAGCCTGGGCCGATCGCTCACTCCGACGACGGCGCTGCCCCGGCAGCCCGACCCGGCGGACCGCGCGGCCGGCGTCAGGAGCCGGTGA
- the cbiE gene encoding precorrin-6y C5,15-methyltransferase (decarboxylating) subunit CbiE — translation MPSPPSITVVGIGADGWSGLGPAARSAIATAHRLFGGRRQLDLVPAADTCAERIVWPSPLRPALAALLAAGAGPVVVLASGDPLVSGIATTIVDVLGIDADVRVLPALSSVALARARMVWPAETTAVVSAVGRDPSALLRELSPGRRILLLSADATTPAAVAALLVDRGHGASRLTILGELGGPGESRLDVTAGELLGDRPQLPALHVLAVVVEPATGGAEPGPGVVPPPASWATGLPDDAFEHDGQLTKRDLRAAALARLAPRPGELLWDVGAGAGSIGIEWSRAHPTCRAVALERDPIRADRIARNARALGVPTLQVVIGAAPAVLDAALPGPPHAVFVGGAVSVPGVLDRCWAALPAGGRLVAHAVTLESERVLIERCSEYGGELIRVAVEHAAPLGGFTGWTPARAVVQYAAVKPHPAVSTTTTAQEISR, via the coding sequence GTGCCGAGTCCGCCGTCGATCACCGTCGTCGGTATCGGTGCCGACGGATGGTCCGGTCTGGGGCCCGCTGCGCGGTCGGCCATCGCGACCGCCCACCGCCTGTTCGGCGGGCGACGGCAGCTCGACCTCGTCCCGGCCGCCGACACGTGCGCCGAGCGCATCGTCTGGCCGTCGCCGCTGCGTCCGGCCCTCGCCGCCCTGCTGGCGGCGGGCGCCGGGCCCGTGGTGGTGCTGGCGTCCGGAGATCCGCTGGTCAGCGGCATCGCGACGACGATCGTCGACGTGCTCGGGATCGACGCGGACGTGCGTGTGCTCCCCGCGCTCTCCTCGGTGGCGCTGGCCCGGGCCCGGATGGTGTGGCCGGCGGAGACGACCGCCGTCGTGTCGGCCGTCGGCCGGGATCCGTCCGCGCTGCTGCGGGAACTGAGCCCCGGGCGTCGCATCCTGCTGCTCTCCGCCGATGCGACCACCCCCGCCGCGGTGGCCGCGTTGCTGGTCGACCGGGGCCACGGCGCCAGCCGGCTGACGATCCTCGGCGAGCTGGGCGGGCCGGGGGAGAGCCGCCTGGACGTCACCGCGGGCGAGCTGCTGGGGGACCGCCCCCAGCTCCCCGCCCTGCACGTACTGGCCGTCGTGGTCGAGCCGGCAACCGGTGGGGCCGAGCCCGGACCGGGGGTCGTGCCGCCGCCGGCCAGCTGGGCCACCGGCCTGCCCGACGACGCGTTCGAGCACGACGGTCAGCTGACCAAACGCGACCTGCGGGCCGCCGCGCTGGCCCGACTTGCGCCTCGCCCCGGGGAACTGCTGTGGGACGTCGGCGCCGGAGCCGGGTCGATCGGCATCGAGTGGTCGCGGGCCCATCCGACCTGCCGGGCGGTGGCGTTGGAACGCGACCCGATCCGGGCCGACCGGATCGCGCGCAACGCCCGCGCGCTGGGCGTCCCCACCCTGCAGGTGGTGATCGGAGCCGCCCCGGCCGTGTTGGACGCCGCATTGCCCGGTCCGCCGCACGCCGTCTTCGTCGGCGGCGCGGTCAGTGTGCCCGGGGTCCTGGACCGCTGCTGGGCGGCGCTGCCGGCCGGGGGGCGGCTGGTCGCCCACGCGGTGACGCTGGAGAGCGAGCGGGTGCTGATCGAGCGGTGCTCCGAGTACGGCGGGGAACTGATCCGGGTGGCCGTCGAGCACGCCGCGCCTCTGGGCGGTTTCACCGGGTGGACCCCGGCGCGGGCCGTGGTGCAGTACGCGGCGGTCAAGCCGCACCCTGCCGTATCGACAACCACCACCGCACAGGAGATCTCCCGGTGA
- the cobM gene encoding precorrin-4 C(11)-methyltransferase, translating to MTVHFIGAGPGAADLLTVRATRLLAASPVCLYAGTYLDAEVLGHCPPDVEFVDSQHLNLDELVAVMVRAHRQGHDVARLCSGDPSVYSALAEQTRRLDEEGVPWDVTPGVPAYAAAAARLGRELTVPEVAQTVVLTRTQARSTRMPQSENLEAVAAIGGTVVLHLAITRIRELTERLVPRYGADCPVAVVHRASQPEEVVLRGDLAGIADAVEQAGLRQAAVIIVGPALTAQGFVDSHLYSSRQPTSPATDGDSSGSDLASHRPTA from the coding sequence GTGACCGTCCACTTCATCGGCGCCGGGCCTGGCGCCGCCGACCTGCTCACCGTGCGGGCCACCCGCCTGCTGGCCGCGAGCCCGGTGTGCCTCTACGCCGGGACCTACCTGGACGCCGAGGTGCTCGGCCACTGTCCACCGGACGTCGAATTCGTCGACAGCCAGCACCTCAACCTCGACGAGCTGGTGGCCGTGATGGTCCGGGCCCATCGGCAGGGGCACGACGTGGCCCGGTTGTGTTCCGGCGACCCGTCGGTGTACTCGGCGCTGGCCGAGCAGACCCGCCGGTTGGACGAGGAGGGTGTGCCGTGGGACGTCACTCCCGGGGTGCCGGCCTATGCGGCGGCGGCAGCCCGGCTCGGCCGGGAACTGACCGTTCCCGAGGTGGCCCAGACCGTCGTCCTGACCAGGACGCAGGCCCGGTCGACCCGCATGCCGCAGTCCGAGAACCTCGAGGCGGTCGCCGCGATCGGCGGCACGGTGGTGCTGCACCTGGCCATCACCCGGATCCGGGAGCTCACCGAACGGCTCGTCCCCCGCTACGGCGCCGACTGCCCGGTGGCCGTCGTCCACCGCGCCAGCCAGCCGGAAGAGGTGGTGCTGCGCGGTGACCTGGCCGGGATCGCCGATGCCGTGGAACAGGCCGGCCTGCGACAGGCGGCCGTCATTATCGTCGGACCGGCGCTCACCGCCCAGGGTTTCGTCGATTCGCATCTGTATTCCTCGCGACAGCCGACATCGCCCGCAACTGACGGAGATTCGTCCGGTTCCGACCTAGCATCACACCGTCCGACCGCCTGA
- the grpE gene encoding nucleotide exchange factor GrpE, translating into MSKPDTTPDGPDRDALATQVERAGDRAAAAETQADLARSETVATTERVAALEARIAEADVRSTTVERRLADADEEIERLTARLAEAVDGAAAQRSAVAALHQDVTTLQEAGRRTATDIARAVEQHTTAALVDGQQRLHQASVTLAGLAQSLADAARSVPTELTAESARTLFETFAVDVDLLLQQLGHEALGVAAGDPFDPRRHRAVRRVATDDPAADRTVARVLRDGYRTPATDRVLLFADVEVHRTTPTTDPAAPGQEGTPS; encoded by the coding sequence TTGTCGAAACCGGATACGACGCCCGACGGGCCGGACCGCGACGCTCTGGCGACTCAGGTCGAACGGGCCGGCGACCGGGCCGCGGCGGCCGAGACCCAGGCCGACCTCGCCCGGTCGGAGACGGTCGCGACGACCGAACGGGTCGCCGCCCTGGAAGCCCGCATCGCCGAGGCGGACGTCCGCAGCACCACCGTCGAGCGGCGCCTGGCCGACGCCGACGAGGAGATCGAACGGCTCACCGCCCGGCTCGCCGAAGCCGTCGACGGTGCGGCAGCCCAGCGGTCGGCCGTCGCCGCCCTGCACCAGGACGTCACGACGCTCCAGGAGGCGGGCCGACGCACCGCCACCGACATCGCCCGCGCGGTCGAGCAGCACACCACCGCCGCCCTCGTCGACGGCCAGCAGCGTCTGCACCAGGCGTCGGTGACGCTGGCCGGTCTGGCCCAGTCGCTGGCCGACGCGGCCCGCTCCGTGCCGACCGAACTCACCGCCGAGTCCGCCCGGACGCTGTTCGAGACCTTCGCCGTGGACGTCGATCTGCTCCTGCAGCAGCTGGGTCACGAGGCGCTGGGCGTCGCGGCCGGGGACCCGTTCGATCCGCGCCGGCATCGTGCCGTCCGCCGTGTCGCCACCGACGACCCGGCCGCCGATCGCACCGTCGCCCGGGTCCTCCGTGACGGCTACCGCACCCCGGCCACCGACCGGGTGCTGCTGTTCGCCGATGTCGAGGTCCACCGGACCACCCCGACCACCGATCCGGCCGCCCCCGGCCAGGAAGGCACGCCGTCATGA
- a CDS encoding Hsp70 family protein, whose protein sequence is MSHYLGIDLGTTNSAVAALDADGRVEVVPNTVTGHPTTPSIVYFQEQTDVAVGDIARNAAVAEPENVISLVKRSMGEAVSYPIHGIEHTPESISALILRHLYEDARSTLGRDDNGVVITVPAYFGMRETQATVEAGTLAGLNVLATIPEPIAAALHYGRTPGSGEGTLLVFDLGGGTFDTSILRIGADAIDTVVIDGDRRLGGADWDRRIADWLIDEFCARTGCDETDLDAGFRQQLLQQTEAAKVQLSQVSTTRVPIRFGAHAAAIELTREKYEELTRDLLDRTIAIVRRTLGTAAGKGIDQADVADVLLVGGATLMPAVTRRLRAEFGWEGKRVDPHLAVVKGAALYAASLRTAQGGEPVLSLPTVRKVLPRSFGVRLDRETSSRREDLYIEYIAHANDPLPITDRRLVTYTKIADVSEQAFHLFEQNADVPSPVVALNREITPDDGFVFTGLPSLPQGSPMTIVVNVDEDGLAHVEAYEDTTGQRLQTQVQLGVLQQDQLAELEQAVAQVELLH, encoded by the coding sequence ATGAGCCACTACCTCGGCATCGACCTCGGCACCACCAACTCGGCGGTCGCCGCGCTCGACGCGGACGGCCGGGTCGAGGTCGTCCCCAACACGGTCACCGGACACCCGACGACCCCGTCGATCGTCTACTTCCAGGAGCAGACCGACGTGGCGGTCGGTGACATCGCCCGCAACGCGGCGGTCGCCGAGCCGGAGAACGTCATCAGCCTGGTGAAACGTTCGATGGGCGAGGCGGTCTCGTACCCGATCCACGGCATCGAACACACCCCGGAGTCGATCTCCGCGCTGATCCTGCGGCACCTGTACGAGGACGCGCGCTCCACCCTCGGCCGGGACGACAACGGCGTGGTGATCACGGTTCCCGCCTACTTCGGCATGCGCGAGACCCAGGCCACCGTCGAGGCCGGGACGCTGGCCGGACTCAACGTGCTGGCCACCATCCCCGAACCGATCGCCGCCGCCCTGCACTACGGCCGCACCCCTGGATCGGGCGAGGGAACCCTGCTGGTCTTCGATCTCGGCGGGGGGACGTTCGACACGTCGATCCTGCGCATCGGGGCGGATGCCATCGACACGGTCGTCATCGACGGCGACCGACGGTTGGGTGGGGCCGACTGGGACCGGCGCATCGCGGATTGGCTGATCGACGAGTTCTGCGCCCGGACCGGCTGTGACGAGACCGATCTCGACGCCGGGTTCCGCCAGCAGCTGCTGCAGCAGACCGAGGCCGCGAAGGTGCAGCTCTCGCAGGTGTCGACGACCCGCGTGCCGATCCGCTTCGGGGCGCACGCCGCCGCGATCGAGCTGACCCGCGAGAAGTACGAGGAGCTGACCCGCGATCTGCTCGACCGGACCATCGCGATCGTCCGGCGCACCCTGGGCACCGCGGCGGGCAAGGGCATCGACCAGGCCGATGTCGCCGACGTGCTGCTGGTCGGTGGGGCCACGTTGATGCCGGCGGTGACCCGTCGGCTGCGCGCGGAGTTCGGCTGGGAAGGCAAGCGTGTCGACCCACACCTGGCCGTCGTGAAGGGAGCCGCGCTGTACGCGGCGTCGCTGCGCACCGCGCAGGGGGGCGAGCCGGTGCTGTCGCTGCCGACCGTTCGCAAGGTCCTGCCGCGATCGTTCGGCGTCCGGCTGGATCGCGAGACCTCATCGCGCCGTGAGGATCTCTACATCGAGTACATCGCGCACGCCAACGATCCGCTGCCGATCACCGACCGCCGGCTCGTCACCTACACCAAGATCGCCGACGTCAGCGAGCAGGCCTTCCATCTCTTCGAGCAGAACGCCGACGTGCCCTCACCAGTCGTCGCGCTCAATCGCGAAATCACCCCGGACGACGGCTTCGTCTTCACCGGACTTCCGAGCCTCCCGCAGGGCTCGCCGATGACGATCGTCGTCAACGTGGACGAGGACGGTTTGGCCCACGTCGAGGCCTACGAGGACACCACCGGTCAGCGGCTGCAGACCCAGGTGCAGCTCGGGGTGCTCCAGCAGGACCAGCTGGCCGAGCTCGAGCAGGCCGTGGCGCAGGTCGAGCTGCTGCACTGA
- a CDS encoding ClpP family protease — translation MTDNPTAPLFSERARLELAEQRVLVLDGPLTDDNGTLLATQLVSLAAADPSTDIALWIHSPGGSVPAMLALRDLMRLIPCDVSTLVLGIAYSAGQFLLSSGTPGKRRALPHSRVLMHQGSAGIGGSAVDVELQAGDLRHTRDTVLGLIAHDTGQPLDRVFADSLHDRWFTAAEALDYGFIDAVVDDFTTIVPPRRPSAGFAVRVGGSTR, via the coding sequence ATGACCGACAACCCCACTGCGCCCCTGTTCTCCGAGCGGGCCCGCCTCGAACTGGCCGAGCAACGCGTCCTGGTGCTGGACGGTCCGTTGACCGACGACAACGGCACCCTGCTGGCCACCCAGCTGGTCTCGTTGGCCGCCGCCGATCCGAGCACCGACATCGCCCTGTGGATCCACTCGCCGGGCGGTTCGGTACCGGCGATGCTCGCCCTCCGGGATCTGATGCGGCTGATCCCCTGCGACGTGTCGACGCTGGTGCTCGGCATCGCCTACAGCGCCGGCCAGTTCCTGCTGTCGTCCGGGACCCCGGGCAAGCGTCGGGCGCTGCCCCACAGCCGGGTGCTGATGCACCAGGGATCGGCCGGGATCGGCGGTAGCGCCGTCGATGTAGAGCTGCAGGCCGGCGATCTGCGCCACACCCGGGACACCGTGCTCGGGCTGATCGCCCACGACACCGGCCAACCGCTGGACCGGGTGTTCGCCGACTCGCTGCACGACCGGTGGTTCACCGCGGCCGAGGCCCTGGACTACGGGTTCATCGACGCGGTGGTCGACGACTTCACCACCATCGTGCCGCCGCGACGGCCCAGCGCCGGCTTCGCGGTCCGGGTCGGGGGGAGTACCCGATGA
- a CDS encoding ClpP family protease: protein MSSYTIPSVIAAHPRGERIMDVYSHLLTERVVYLGTALDAGVANALVAQLLHLESDNPDQAIQLYINCEGGDPSAMLAVYDTIRYVRAPVATTCIGQAVAAGAVLVAAGAPGRRAALPHARVVLHQPAAQGRGTIPDLILQADEVVRVRSDIEQILSRHTGRPVETLRADTDLDRVFTATAAAEYGLIDHVITERPVTA, encoded by the coding sequence ATGAGCAGCTACACGATCCCCAGCGTCATCGCCGCCCACCCCCGCGGCGAACGGATCATGGACGTCTACTCGCACCTGCTCACCGAACGGGTCGTCTACCTGGGCACGGCGTTGGACGCGGGCGTGGCCAACGCTTTGGTCGCCCAGCTGCTGCACCTGGAGTCCGACAACCCCGACCAGGCCATCCAGCTGTACATCAACTGCGAAGGCGGCGACCCGAGCGCCATGCTCGCCGTCTACGACACCATCCGCTACGTCCGGGCGCCGGTCGCGACCACCTGCATCGGCCAGGCCGTCGCGGCCGGGGCGGTGCTGGTGGCCGCCGGTGCCCCCGGCCGGCGGGCGGCCCTGCCGCACGCGCGGGTCGTCCTGCACCAGCCGGCCGCCCAGGGCCGGGGAACCATCCCCGACCTCATCCTGCAGGCCGACGAGGTCGTCCGGGTCCGCAGCGACATCGAACAGATCCTGTCCCGGCACACTGGTCGACCGGTCGAGACCCTGCGCGCCGACACCGATCTCGACCGGGTGTTCACCGCGACGGCCGCGGCCGAGTACGGGCTGATCGACCATGTCATCACCGAACGGCCGGTGACCGCATGA
- a CDS encoding helix-turn-helix domain-containing protein, which yields MARSRAHLRLVPDPPVTAPPTRPAAPASSPPPRSPGPEPLWRELLGAQFRARRLHRGERLADVAGRAGVSPQYLSEVERGRKEPSSEMIGAIGRALGTDLAGLAQGVGRDLQRRTGTPAGTPSTTPSGPTALLRVA from the coding sequence ATGGCTCGATCCCGCGCGCACCTGCGTCTCGTCCCCGACCCGCCGGTCACCGCGCCGCCCACCCGGCCCGCGGCGCCGGCGAGCAGTCCCCCGCCCCGGTCGCCCGGTCCGGAGCCGCTGTGGCGGGAGCTGCTCGGTGCCCAGTTCCGGGCTCGCCGTCTGCACCGGGGTGAGCGGTTGGCTGACGTCGCCGGGCGGGCCGGGGTGTCACCGCAGTACCTGTCGGAGGTCGAACGCGGGCGCAAGGAACCGTCCAGCGAGATGATCGGGGCGATCGGCCGCGCCCTGGGCACCGACCTGGCCGGCCTGGCCCAGGGCGTCGGCCGGGACCTGCAGCGCCGCACCGGCACCCCGGCGGGCACCCCATCGACGACGCCGTCCGGTCCGACGGCCCTGCTCAGGGTGGCCTGA